CAGCCAGGGTAATCCTAATCAACTCTTCGCTTGCTAGCCTTCTCTGGTTTCTCATGAGCTTCTACGGCCTCCATGAGACCCTCCATCAGGAGGTTGCCAAATACCAGTCGAGGTTTTCTTGGGCTGGTGAGGGCGACAAACAGAAGTATCATATGGTGAGCTGGCCCGACATTTGCAAACCCAAAGACCAGGGTGGCCTTGGGATCTTGTCATCTCGACGCATGAACATTGCTCTCCTGACCCGTTGGCTGTGGCGTATCGCCAATGGGAAGGGAGGCCTCTGGCTTACCATCATCCGTAATAAGTACCTTTGGGGCCAACCTCTTGCGTTTTGCCAGCGTACGGGTggatcccagttctggcagtcCGTGATCCAGCTTCTGCCCGTCCTCCGCATCGGCACGTCCATCTCAGTTGGCTCCGGGTCCTCGACCCTGTTCTGGTTCGACCGTTGGTTAGGGGACTCCCCCCTGGCTGCGCGATTCCCAGAACTCTTTCCCATTGCGGCCGACCCTCGGGTCTCTGTCgagacggcccttattgacttagggcgtctcGCTTTCCGGCACCCCTTCGGCCCCCTCGAGGTGGCTGCTTGGGACTCCCTCCTCCAAGACATCGCCCTTATGCCGATGAACGTCGAGGAGGACCAGGATGAGCCGTCTGGCCGCTTTTCCATGAAGTCCTTGTATGCCGCCATTGCGCCCTTGGCGGCCCCGGAACCCTTTAGCCTGATCTGGAACATCCGCCTACCTCTGAAGATCAGGATTTTCCTGTGTGGACGCCTCCCCTCTGGGGTTGAAGTCCTCAAGCGTAACGGCCCAGGCGATGGGATGTGTCCCATCTGTGTCACGATCGAGGACgctaaccacatcttcttctcgtgCTCTACTGCCCAGTTCCTGTGGGCTTGCTTCCGCGAAACGGTCGGTGGACAGTGGTGCAATACCAACTTCCCCGATTTACTTGCAGAGCTCAACGCTTCCCCTACCCGATACCGCCATATTAGATGGTTGTGCATTGGGCTTCTCACCTGGACGCTTTGGAACATTCGCAATAAGCTTGTTATTCGGAAGGTGCCTCTCCGCCGTGCGACTGACGCAATCTTCAAAatgtgtggttacttgcagctttggcagccgcttagccgcccccaggacAGGGACGTCATCACCACCCTCCTCACCGACCTCCGCTCGATGGCTCTCCGCGTGGCACCCCCGCTGCCCCCCCCCCAGAGCCGGACTAGGCCGTCTAGTGGATCTGTGGAGTGTGTGTTTTTGTGCTTAGGGCTTGTTGTGTTGTGCCCTCAGCATTGACCCTTATGACTTCTTTGTGTTCTTGTGGACCTCcgtgtgcgtgtgtgtttgtgCTTTGTTCAACCTTTTTGGATGTTTGGTTTGGAcggtttgctttataatataaagcggggcgaaagcctttttcggtaaatacAAATGTTTGAATCACGGTCTCGCGCCTTGAAATGTCGCAGTCCACGCCCTTCATGCAGAAAGTAAACACTCGCCGTCGCCAACGGAACAACCGGGAAGCTCATCGCAGAGGACGAGTGTGTGCGCGCATCGCGCCCCCACCCTACCAGAATGGTGGCACCGGCGTGCCTGGGTTACAAGGGGGAATGAACCAGCCAAGTAGAAAAGCGgggtctaagagcatctccagccgttcggccccccagggcgccgaaaaagagcggcctgggggcgaaccggcgctagattGGCCCCTGGGGTTCGGTTCGCTCCCAGTCATAGGCCCATGGTCACCGCGGGTTCGGCGAAGTTCGTTTCATTTTTTTGCAAACTCAGCGATTTTTTGCAGAAACTCGGCCATACTTCATCGAAATTTATACAAAAACGTAAAAACATGCAAGAACTACGCCTAACTTAAAAAACAAACTAAAAGCCTAGCTGTCACCGCCGtcgtctacatgccgagaagcctgtagaagcgggtgtagtcgccgctaccgccgccgccgtcttcgtcgtcatcgcgcGCCCTGCCTGCGGCGTCCCTGCTGCAGCCCTGGCCGGGGTCGCCGACACGTGGTGGGGCGCTTGACGGCCCAGCCTCACCCTCATCGCCGTTGTCGATGACGATAACGCCGCCCTCCTCGGCGCGGCTACGGGGCTGGGTCTCCAGGTACGCCCGGCGCTGGCGGCGCACCCGCTTGCGGACATAGTCCTCCTTCGCCCATTTGAGGGCGGATTTGTCGTCAGGGGCCATCATGTCaacgtgctccggcttcacggggagcaAGCCCGGCTCAGGCTTCGGCCGGACCAGGCACAGGGAGCGCCTCGCCGGTGCCGTCGCGGGTGGTGAGAGCTCTTTGATGATGAGGgcaccgcccgtgaggcatcaatggaggctgaccggcgcagCAATGCGGCAGCCTTGGAATTGATTcctgcgggaaccgaggcgatgaagCGGCCGTCTCGCTAACTCAGTGGGCCCAcggctgtttcgcgccaaaacacTCGCCCTGGCTCCCCCCAGCCCGTCGGGTTCGGCCTGAATCCACCGGCGCTGATTTcagcccaagccggcgaaaaacgggctcctggggcgcgactgagccgttttttcggcgccggcacgGAAAAATCGCCTGGGAAGGCCATGTTAGGGgcacggctgaagatgctctaagacAGCGTTTGGCTGGTACTACCAAAACATACAGTCAAGGAGGCGTTCGGTTGCAAAATCACGCGTGCCAGTGCCACAATCTTCAGAAGCAGGAGcgagcaagtactacctctgtaCCTTCTTCAGAGAAAGGCGAATATGCAGACAGACTACCACAGGCAAGTAACTGCTGGGGCGTAGCGTCGGATCAATCGTCATGGCAAAGCCGTTCCATTCAATCTCTACTTAATCAGGCAGGGTTCGGGTGGGGATCTTTAGGTTAGGCGCGGCGATGAGGATAGGCGCGCGGTCAGTCGCTCGGTTCTGTGTGCTACAGCCTGTACCCGTGGTAAGCAGCAGAGTGATAGTGGCGGACGCTGCTGGACGATGACAGGTAGTCGCTGTACAGAGGCGGGGCGTACTCCGGACTCGCTGGAGCGCCGCACGGGTCGAACCGCGGCCTGACCGGGCCAGCGTCAGGGTTGCCGTAGCCGCTGCTCCTGGGTGGTAGAACTTTTCTGTCGCCCAGTAGGACCTCCTGCGTGCGAAAATGACGATAGGTCAGAAAACAGACATCCGGCATGCGGTTCATGATTGCGCCGATAAACAGACGCCCAGTGTAATCGACGCTGGTCTCCATGCAGACGCCCAGTGTAATCGACCCTGTGAAAACCGGAGGAGCAAGGGTTGTGCTGTGTAGTGTGCTTTACATTTTTACATAGGTGGGCTATCATGTCCTGGGTAGCTGCCTCCAGCAAGTTGGAACCTAGGCTAGTTATGAAATGGCCCAAATCACCGATGGTTAACAAAGGAAAATTACTACTCATAGAGAAGGAGCAACTGCGCACAAGTGGCTTTCTCAAGTTTTATCCCGCTCCGGACTCTTGGGGTGAAAGCGGCTATGCGCCATTTCCTCCTAGCTAATATCCTGCTGGTCTGATATCTAAGACAAATTTATCTTCTAATAAAGGTTGGCTGAAATCTCCAACCTTGTGTAAACTACACTTAAATTGTTGCAAGCAAAAAAAATGGACCTGGTATAACTGGTAGGTGGCAACTATCTGTGTATGCGTAGTAGGCTGggcgcaaaaataaataaataaaaaattcagATGGCATCCTAATCTCATTCAGAAAATGGATACTAAAGTAGGAACCCTTAGGGCATTGGTAATTAACCTGTATGAGTTGATGCGCAGTCTGAACTTGCGAAGAAGTGCCTTTGATTGAAACTAGAACCTCATCCAGATAATTTCCAGTTTCCTCGAGGACAACCACCGCTCCACTGACAGAACGTATATGAGCAATGGTCCGTCCCCTGACACCAATTATCTCTTCAGCTTGCAGCAAAGGGATCTGCATTGTCTGCGTAATCTGAAAACCAAAACATCCCATAAGAGCAACGTCTGTAGCAGCCTGATGTAAAATGACCATACCAAGTAACGTTGCGGGGGAAAAAAAGGGAAAATGAACAAAAGAAACCTGCTTGTACCAGGTGAAACTTGAGCACATTTTTACAAGCTAACTGACATAATATAGGTGCATAGCGTAACTAGGGGATAATAATAGTTATAGCAATAGACCTTCGGTATTAAGGGAACGGTTGGGTGTCTGATATCTGATGAATATGGGTCACAAACAGATGGGCCTCGTCCATACAACAAATATCTGCTGCCACTCATGTTGAGAGGACTTCGACTGTCAGATAACAAAAGGTCCTGGTTCACTGGAAGAGCATAACCATTGGTAACCGTAACCTGATTTTCTTCAGAACTATCCTGCACCTGAACCATTGCTTGGTTCTGCAGATATGCAACAGTGATATCAATCCGACGAGAACGTTACAAGTGCTCTCATCTTTACTCATAGTAAAGCGTGCAGCAACAATTATAGCAAGGATTACCTTTCTTTCAAATAGATGAAGGACGCTATGATCAACTAGGAACTTCCGGAGAAGTCCAAGTACTGATTTTAGGGCATTGAGGACCTTGAGGGAAGCACCACGTATCTCCACAATTCTTTCAACCACCAtctgattgctcaaaaggtcgtctAGAAAAGTAGATCCAGTATCATGTGTTACATCCAGTGATCTAGATTGAATTCACAACAACCAAAACGAGATCAAAATTGAAAAGCTGGCAAAAAGGTATACGCTTGAATAAGGTGAAAAGTATGTTGTGGGGCTTCTAAAAATGTAACCTACCAGGCAGGCTCTTTACAGTGTGCAAAAGAATCTCCATGGTATTAGTAGCAACAAATACCAGATTGAAATCAAGTTGCTTCTCTGTCGTAATGAATATTTCAGTGATTTATGTATCATGGAAGGGACAATCCAATCTAGTTCGATTATACCACTGATATATAGGGATGCAATGCAATGTGGAAGCTTATGTGACTTCTGGTCTCaatattttataaaagtgggggAGTTTAATTTTTCAAGTGATAGGGTCACAACAAAGCATCTGGTTAACTGATTGGTGTAAATCCCTTAAGCAACCACCATTTTCTACAAGGGTCACAATACACAATTTGGTTGAAAAATCGGTGTCAACCAACGAAACCAAGTATTCTCATGCTAACaagttagataacacaagaacaagAATCCTATCAATTGCACTCCTTCTTCAGTGATGAAACAGAGTACGTTCTACTATTCTAGTGAACAGGGCCGGTGCTAGTAATTTCTGGGAGAAGGCAGGTGCTACTTTTCAGAGAAGGTTGGTGCTACAACACAAAGTTGGGAAAACAGTCCAATAgtttttctggatttttctcagCAAAAAGAACTTGACATCAAGTACAGGTGGACTCTTGTACAAGAAATGATGGATCATAGAAGTTAGGGACACCACGTTTGCTTTAGAATGCCCAGGTATACTCCCTTGTTTCCACATTCAAGTTATACATCCAAGATCGAAACCAATGTTAATAATTTATAGGTAACAAAAATGACTGGCCATTCTACAAATCAAACTGGAAATGCATCACATAATACTTGAGTTGAAAATGTATATACCTTTTCAAGTTACACATCCAAGAGCGAAACCAATGTCATTAATTCATAGGTAATAAAAATGACCAGTAATTCTATGGATCAAACTGGAAATGCATCGCATAATAGTTAACATGAAAATGTATAACCGTGTACCTTGATCTATAATCCTTATGGTAACACCAGTAGTTTCTTGCATTAACTTGATCATGGTTCCTTGCTTGCCAATTAAGTGCACCGCTTGTGCTTTAGGAACCAGTAATCTAGCGCAACAAATTTCTGGTGCAGAAGCAGATAATGTGACATCAGGATTGATCCCTTCTATATCATTTACATGCTTGAAGATCCTAACTGTAGCATCCATAGCAGGTGCCAGTTCTGCTTGTGTTTCTTCTGTTGCGGATATCAAGACCTAAAGAGGAGGTATAAAATTAACAAAATGAATAAGAAAATACAAACAAATGATCTAAGTTTAACCTTTTTTGTTCTTTTCTATGTACTCACAATAAGTACCACCTCAACATGCCACGCTAGAATAGAATCCTCCTGTTTTAAAAAGCTTATGCTTACAAGACTGAGAGTAATTTTCAGTTATTTCAACTTCCCTAACACATGGCCTTAGTAATGGCTTTGTTCCTATGGTTGCAAAAACTGTTAAACTAAAACAACAAACCCAACAGATAACATGGCCAAGACTTACCAAAGTAGAGATTTCTTGTAGAACAATTAAATTAAACAATAAGTCACTTATCTATTAAATGCTAACAAAAAAAGGTCATTGAACAATTGGAATTATAAAGCTAACATTGATGCCACTGTTTCGTCCATTTCATAACCAAATTAGGTTCCAGAACAAGTTAAAAAAAGGGTTCCAAAACTATTAGGATAGCGTTGCAAGATGACAGTAACAATGTGCCGATGGCCACAATGCACAATTCTCAAGAGAACATGGAAATGAGTAACCCAAACCAGGGCAATGCTGGCACACAATTGCTGATCTACATGTCGAGAGCTGCTTGTGGAAGACCCATGGTAACGCCACAGTCCAATGTACAATGAGCATACACAAATCGCAAAGTAATTTCTAGATTAGCTAGCTTATATTGCTAATCGATCGTTGTGACCACATGAGACCATGAAATTCATGCTCCACGCGCCCAACCGCATACTAAGCATGGCACAAGCGACTCAATTTCTAATCCCCGATGTCCTAACCACCACCATCGAGCCATAAATCCTAACATGAATCAACCAGAATTCCGGGGTAGGAGCCTTAAAATATGGCCGGTGACGCCGCCCGTGGTCTCGCGGCCGCGGACATGGGTCTCCTTGCAGAGGCGCTGGATGATCTCAAGTCCCAAGAGAACTTGGAAATGAGCAACCCAAATCCCCCAATACCAGGAAAATTTGAGCTGGTATTTTGTCCCAAATCCCTCAATACCAGAAAAATATTGGGGAAAGGGgagccgttggagatgctcttacagtgAGCATGCACAAATCCCAAAGCAATTTCTAATTTAGTTCTCCTTATTAACCTGGAGAGGTTGTGACCACATGAGACCGTAGACAGTCATGCTCCAGGCGCCCAATTTCCCGTGCCCTAACCACCGCCATCAAGCCATCGACCAAAATTACAGGGAAGGAGCCTTACAATCCGGCTGGAGACGCCGTCCGCGGCGTCGAGGACGCGGACGCGGGCGCGGGTCACCTCGCAGAGGCGCTTGACGATCTCGCCCCGGCGGCCGATGAGACCGCCCACCTTGTCCCCGGCCACGACCAGCCGGAACACGCTCGCGCCGGGAAACCCGGGCCAAGGCGCCGCCTTCtgcccctcctccgccgcctcggACGCCGAATTCGTCGGCGCAGGCGGCGACtgcggtgccggcggcggcggctgctccggCTCCGTGTCGGGGGAAGGGCTCCGCGGCTCGGGCGCCGGGTGCTCGTccggctccgagtcggaggaaatccACGGCTCCACCTCCTcagggtcctcctcctcctcctcggctacGTAGGCCATAGCGTGGCGGGCGAAGTCCTCCGGCGGCGGTGCCGCGGTCGCCTTCGACGAGGGTTTTTGGGAAGGACAGTGGTCAGTGGGACACGAGTGTGGACTGTGGGCTGTGGACTGAGCGAGTGAGTGCGAGGTTTCTAGCAAAATGCGCAGTAGTACAAATTTCACAAGTTAAGCCCACATCATAAATCGAGAAATAAGATCGACAGTCATCCTCCCGCCTCCTCACCGCTCGGGATCCCATGGCCGTTGGATCGGGTGGCTTGATCGGATCTGGGCCGTCGGATCAAGCCGCTGGAGGACCACAGCCGTTAGATCGAATCGGAGACACTATTGCAATGAACAGTTACCACCAGCGGCTGCCACTGCGTGTAAATCGAGCGCCCCGTTGAGGGCATTATCGTCATTTCACACGCAGCCATATAAAACGCAACCCCTCCCGTGGAGATAACCTTGCCATCGCCTCCTCCCGCACTCGCGCGCCGAGCTCCTCCCATTCCCTAACCCTATCTactccccacgccgccgccgtctcgttcCTCCAGCCTGCCGGATCCCCGCCATCCACTTCCCCGGCGGCGTCGCCGTCGTCCTTGCGTGCACACGGCAGGAGGGGCGTGGGCGTCGCCATCGCGACCGTCGTCCCTTCTCGCTGCCGCCTCCTCCCTTTCCTCTATCCCCGCCCCTGCCGCGAGCCCCTCTTCCCCATGTCGTCGGCCTCCTCCTTTGCCGTGTCTCTCCTCGTTGGTCGtcactgtaacaccccaaaaatttaaccatgatttgtttattaaaattttgccaggagattaAAAATTTtactttctggattttcttttgatttcagaacctctcttttctttaatattgtggagtttttaccccaagtaaaaactttccaaaattatcattggacttgtataccctctcaagaaaaacaattcttttatcagtggatttatttgcataattgtttttcctgagctttattcttttaaaatgatttttcataagttttggagcctcttttgcactgcaaccatttgataaatgcatttaaaattttcaccaaaatttgggtaTGTCATGTGATGTTATTAAATCACTctgatgcaaaaatatcttttattcattggaGATTTTAAGCTCTATCCCTAGTTTTCAAAACTGGTCCAGTTGGTAAAAtttcactacaacctatttaaatatttctttaaaacttccaccaaaattaggggatgttagtaggagtatattattcaactttatgcaaaaacccatgagtgttctttgaaaattttgagcaaatcatcctcttctgctctctggaccagattggctttttctactgcaatcctaatttattttgctctagtgctcatgatctttctcctgcttatagtccatcctacaaaacccttaagtccaggagagtggacccattggagtatttttggtccatgcaatgatagcctttagtttctgtccagttttggttttctcaaaaacttgcactaacaagt
Above is a window of Triticum aestivum cultivar Chinese Spring chromosome 6B, IWGSC CS RefSeq v2.1, whole genome shotgun sequence DNA encoding:
- the LOC123136017 gene encoding RNA-binding KH domain-containing protein PEPPER isoform X2, with amino-acid sequence MAYVAEEEEEDPEEVEPWISSDSEPDEHPAPEPRSPSPDTEPEQPPPPAPQSPPAPTNSASEAAEEGQKAAPWPGFPGASVFRLVVAGDKVGGLIGRRGEIVKRLCEVTRARVRVLDAADGVSSRIVLISATEETQAELAPAMDATVRIFKHVNDIEGINPDVTLSASAPEICCARLLVPKAQAVHLIGKQGTMIKLMQETTGVTIRIIDQDDLLSNQMVVERIVEIRGASLKVLNALKSVLGLLRKFLVDHSVLHLFERKNQAMVQVQDSSEENQVTVTNGYALPVNQDLLLSDSRSPLNMSGSRYLLYGRGPSVCDPYSSDIRHPTVPLIPKITQTMQIPLLQAEEIIGVRGRTIAHIRSVSGAVVVLEETGNYLDEVLVSIKGTSSQVQTAHQLIQEIRALCSGLY
- the LOC123136017 gene encoding RNA-binding KH domain-containing protein PEPPER isoform X1; this translates as MAYVAEEEEEDPEEVEPWISSDSEPDEHPAPEPRSPSPDTEPEQPPPPAPQSPPAPTNSASEAAEEGQKAAPWPGFPGASVFRLVVAGDKVGGLIGRRGEIVKRLCEVTRARVRVLDAADGVSSRIVLISATEETQAELAPAMDATVRIFKHVNDIEGINPDVTLSASAPEICCARLLVPKAQAVHLIGKQGTMIKLMQETTGVTIRIIDQDDLLSNQMVVERIVEIRGASLKVLNALKSVLGLLRKFLVDHSVLHLFERKNQAMVQVQDSSEENQVTVTNGYALPVNQDLLLSDSRSPLNMSGSRYLLYGRGPSVCDPYSSDIRHPTVPLIPKITQTMQIPLLQAEEIIGVRGRTIAHIRSVSGAVVVLEETGNYLDEVLVSIKGTSSQVQTAHQLIQLWRPLSRPPDRDAISTFITDLRLMAVRLSPPPPPPPPEPD